In the Malaya genurostris strain Urasoe2022 chromosome 1, Malgen_1.1, whole genome shotgun sequence genome, one interval contains:
- the LOC131427639 gene encoding histone H4 has protein sequence MTGRGKGGKGLGKGGAKRHRKVLRDNIQGITKPAIRRLARRGGVKRISGLIYEETRGVLKVFLENVIRDAVTYTEHAKRKTVTAMDVVYALKRQGRTLYGFGG, from the coding sequence ATGACTGGTCGCGGCAAAGGAGGAAAGGGACTCGGAAAAGGAGGCGCCAAGCGTCATCGTAAAGTGCTTCGTGATAACATCCAGGGAATTACCAAGCCCGCTATCCGTCGTCTGGCTCGTCGTGGTGGTGTCAAGCGTATCTCCGGTCTGATCTATGAGGAAACTCGTGGAGTGCTGAAGGTGTTCCTGGAAAATGTGATCCGAGATGCAGTAACCTACACTGAACACGCCAAGCGCAAGACCGTCACCGCCATGGATGTCGTGTATGCTCTGAAGCGACAGGGTCGCACTCTGTATGGTTTCGGAGGTTAA
- the LOC131425142 gene encoding histone H2A, whose amino-acid sequence MSGRGKGGKVKGKAKSRSNRAGLQFPVGRIHRLLRKGNYAERVGAGAPVYLAAVMEYLAAEVLELAGNAARDNKKTRIIPRHLQLAIRNDEELNKLLSGVTIAQGGVLPNIQAVLLPKKTEKKA is encoded by the coding sequence atgtctggccgtggtaaaggaggaaaagttaagggaaaggcaaagtcccgctcaaaccgtgctggtctgcagttcccagtaggcagaatccaccgtctgctccggaagggaaactacgccgaacgtgtcggtgccggtgcaccggtctatctggcggcagtgatggaatacctggccgccgaagtgctggaattggccggtaacgctgcccgtgacaacaagaaaacgagaatcatccctcgccatctgcagctggccatccgtaacgacgaggagttgaacaaactgCTCTCCGGAGTTACCATCGCACAGGGCGGTGTACTGCCAAACATCCAGGCAGTGCTGCTCCCGAAGAAAACCGAGAAAAAGGCCTAA